The window atgaattATTGAATCGTATACAAGTCTAATCTTAACCCAAGAAAGCCACgttcaagataataataaatcacTACCTCGGGAGTCACGTAAGGATGACTGGTTCAGAAGTTCAGAGCACCCATGTACACTGGCTGAGCGGCCCATGCAAGGCTCTGTTCTCACAGGCATCACTCCACCCCGACCACCACAATGAATAGCCAAACCATCTGGAGCTATTACTCCAGCTGAAAATGGTGAACCTGCCATGAAATTTCCAGCATTTCCTCCTTCAAACATTGGTATGGCTGGCGAATACAATGAATAGTATGCAATCCCAGGAGGTCCAAGTGGACCACTTTTTGACTTGGGGCGCCTTTGAGGTGGTGGAAAAGATGGCTTGACAACACCATCTCCAGCCACTGGACTAAAAATCCACCTCTCTGCGTCTTCCCATTTCGATGGCAACGTCCTTCCGTTGTTGAAAGGCAACAATGCAGCACTGACATGCCTCCTGTTCACATTCGTGTGCGATGGTACTCGCTCTGAACTCCAACCCTTCTGGATCCCAAAATTACTGTGCCGATAATTCGGCGTGCCAGGGCTTGGAAATGTGCCAGACCTGCGAGAGGAAGCAGAGCTCTTCTTCATGCCTCCCAACCGCGGGGAAGAGCTAGTAGCATTATTCAGATCCAGTGAAGCAGGTCTTCGCCGGTCATGTTTCTTTGAAAGAGCTTCAGATCTAGATCTCCGGTCCTGACACTCTGCAAAAAGAAGTAGTAATTATTGGAGTGGGGAGTTCATATAGAGCAGGTTAAAACTAATGCTCGGTTTAGATTCTTCTGGTACCTTTGAGAGCTAAAGAGAAGGAATTTCTTGCAGAATCTAGGACCAGATTCTCCTCTTCTGCTTCTACTTGCTTGTCTTCCTTTAGAACTGCGTATAATTGAAGGAAATAGTGGGAACGGTTTTCTTTGCgctattttttctttacttaattattcaaatttcaaagagCCTATAGCAGTACcttttgctttttcttcctTCCTAATGAGACGACTGTGCTTGTGTACTGTAGCTTTGTTTGGAATCAGATCTGGACCACTTGAGGTCTCTTGCAGATCGTGTCCTGCCAAATGCTGCATCAAATCAAAGATTTCAACTCTACGAAATCGACGAACCAACTGGATTCGACGCATGCCATCGCCAGTTGGATTACTGAAATTCAAATCCATTATCTTCAGAACCAATGCTCCTCCTATAATCCTATCCTATCAATTCTCCTCCACACTTCATCTAAAGCTTTTACATTTCCCAGTTCACGTTcgaggcaaaaaaaaaaaaaaattcaaactggACAACCCGCCCTCATGCAATGTATTACAGGGAACAGTATTCAAGAaactgaaaaggaaaaaaggattGAAATTACCAGGGAAACTTCAGAGGCCAGAGAATCGTGATCGTGCACATCGGAAGCAAAAGAGCAACGATCGACGCTGGCGGAAGCAGAGGAGAAGAGACTGAAGTTGGACTCTTGAGTGAAGATAACAGAATCAGGACTAGCATCACGAGCCCCCAACCCAAATCTCAGTAGACTCTGATCTTGAAACCCTAGCTCTGCCATTCTGAAAATGACCGCTTCACATCCACAGAGATATGAGATTTGTATATTGCAGTTGAGATCCTTCGGCTTTCAACGTGAGGATCTGTTTAATTGGCGGGTGGTAGAGGGACAAATTGCATATCCCATAAAACTCTTTTCTGTTAAAGtcataatcattattttttgggCCACGCCTAAGATATAAGACGCTGATTTCGACTTTTTAGGTTACTTAATTATGGTTTTTGGGCTGTTAAGGTGGGCCGCTGCCTTACCGACCTTTTTAAATGTTGCCCCCTCTCATGGCTCTTGACCATGCGTTTGACTCACTCACCAACTGAGGGTAGGGCCCCGCTAATTTTGTCCATAGATATGTCTGATTTTCCAAAAGCGACCTTCTCATCAATATTTAGTAGCTTTGGGTCTCCCTCTCTCcttataatttcttttcctcatatatatattcaaacatCTTGAGAATATCAATGCTTGGAGATAAAACTACAGGAAATAGAGTAGAcgattttggaaaatattgttttacctttttattaCTGTCAGAGGAAAAACGgtgctttctttttttcttttttgactttttccttcttgtaattttatttcttctacTGTTGCCATTGGAAACAGCAATGACAGTCATATGCTTCCGGTGCGTTACTGTTGCAGCTTAATTTGTGGAGGAATCCTCTTTCACGTGATTGTCAGATCAATGCAGCTTCTAGCATCCAAggtttctttcttccatttatttttttcttgtgggggtttcaatttcaaattatcagttaaaaattcaaatcccCTGCAGACAATTCTCAGGAAGTTAAATTTATTCAACATAAGAAGAGTAAAATGAGATATGAAGGGAGGCAAAGAAATCCTGTGAGACGGGGGTTAGGGCCCCCAGGACCAAGGTGTGGAGTCGGTGGGGGAGTATCTGGATAGCCTGAATTAATGCTGGTCAAAGCGGGTCACGTAGTTGGCGCAAAATCCACCTAAGATTGAAGGCCGTACGCATGATGGATGGATGCGAGGGGTGCCTCTGTGGGCTACGTTTTTAGAAGCCCAGACTGGCAGGCTGGGAGTTTAGTGAAGGAAAGTGTCTATTTTGGTAACTTGAAATGGACACATGCATGGTGTTTGGGTAGGACCGTAGGAGCGACCCTCCTGGCACCTCATTCATTCACCTGAAACTGCATTTATTTCCATCTCTGTCCATCCGTGACTGTCATTTTACCCACATGTGTCACCTGTCAAACCTTTGGTCATCACAAAATTAGGTTGGGCTGGTGCCGTTGGGTTAGGTTTTCTGCAGTTTGAGTTAAGGTTCGTTTACCTAAACGCACCAACCATCTCACATTGCATTTCCCGCGCGTTCTATTCGGTGTATAATTGAAGATGAGAGCACATGCGATGTGGGAGCCTAGTAATCTATAGCCAAGTCACTCTGGCTATCTCAATAAAAAAGAGGACTAGCACCATGCATCACAGCACATGCGATGTGGGTGCCTGAATCCACGCGGGTGCCTCGACGGTTGTCTTGTAGCATGAAAGGGGATCGCCATCATTGATCCCATGTGTGGGTTACATAAGAGTCGAGCTCGAGTTGCCGAAGAGCCTCGACTATTTTCAGGAGAATATTTAATGCAATTAATTCATATAAAGTCTTAGGAACTACTAATTTCTAGATGATGAATGCAGGTTTCAGAGTATTCACATTTCAATATTGGATTAGATCAGAATAAGCATTACCGTGACTTGAGTAGGCGTTTGTTGGGGAGTTGCAGCATTGTACCTTAACCAAAAGGTTCCCCGGTACCTCCTAAACCGATTCGAGGTTAATGCCAATTCATCATCAAGGACAAGATGTTAAAAGAGATTAACTAGTTCAACAAATACAACCACAAACCAACACAGTTCATTTAGTTTGGAAACCTATACCATTTTGCCACCCAAAATGCCGCTGGCATTAGTTTTCCAGgtctaatttttcaattatgGCCTACATCATCAGAAATGCATGATTAAAAGGGATAACATAAATATCCATTCTACCAGAAAACAACTTCCTTATGTCAAAAGGGCTAATTTCATTTACACTACTCTAATCATCCAAATGTTGTtgtttaacatttattttttcgCGTTTGACATTAGAtaaggattaaaaaattattggaagatATTTTTATCTTGTCGTTCTTACGGATTTGCATTTTCAATATCCTTTTAATTATATAACCTTATTCCATAGGTCTTGATTTTATGGGTAACTATAGTTCTACACCATTTCAACATATGAGTACACACAGAGTATCCCTGTCCAAATAATTACAAcaaaacttaatattacaaCTCCAACTCAGGTTGCCATCCCACAAACTTACAGTCCACAAATAATCTATATGAGAGCATCAAAAACTGTACATGTGATACTCTAGAACAGTAAAACCTTGCTTAAGTTGTAAAATCAACTCGTGGTCAGTTGATGCCCACAAAATCTTAGATTGGTTGACTTCTGCTATCACCATGTGTTCACTGAAATGATGAGATGTTCTTTTGTATTGAGGTGTCACTGAAGTAAGCTGTTACTGCCTTCAACTTACCATTTAGGAAGTTCTTCTCCACCTGAAAATGATGAACCTTGCCTTCAGTAGTGAGTACATAATCTAGTTTcatagtataaaattatcagTCACATGGAAACAAATCAACCTACAAAAACTGAGCCCACTTATTATACTGTTCTAGAAGATGGGGCCAAGAACTTTCTACATTAGATCAGATGCCCAAATAGGAAAGGAATAACAGGTAGAAATATTCCCTCTCAGCACCCAAAGCAATTTCCTTTCTGAGATGGTGTAGAATTAAAAAGCATGTTGTACAGTAGTGAATCCACTTACTATTTCATGCCACAATCACTATTGGAAACAGACTTATTGATCACAAGACACAAGCAAAGCATTAACCAATAGGTAACAGGGTGGCTAGTAACAAGACAAAGGCAGATTTGAACATCCCTGTGGAAATGAGACTTTATCATTCTCCGCAGAAATAGAAGGTATAAAGCCACTTCCATTGTAAAGCATTCAAAGGAACCTACCATCATTAAtgacaatattaaaaaaaaaaatgttattacaTGAAGTCATACAATTGATCCTACACCAATTGaggcaatgggtaagtcataaAAGTGTGCATTTAAACTGGGGAATCCTTTTAGCAAGAATTACCCTAAGATCCTATTTCCACAAAACACACAAATGCACTCTTAGCCAAATTATGTGCCCTTGAATTCTATTTTTGAATTTGGAGTGGCAAAGTCCAATAGATCCCTACATTTCCACATTAGAACAAGGACAAAACCTACTAGGTATCCAAGAGAAGGAacacaagtaaaaataattcaaaggaATACCTCTAGGAACCACGGAGGATCAGCAGATAGGGACAACTCTGCCAGTTGATTGACATCAACGTTTCTTGGGAGGAACATGACAACTCTGGAAGCAACTTTCTTTACTGTGTTGAAGAGAAAAAATCTGGCACATATACATATCAGAGTGGCATACAGTCAGAACCAGCCTTTGAAAATAGGGAACAAGAAATTTTTTAGAGTTAATATAATGCCAGATTTAAGCAACCATACCCATCATGTGGCTTAAGCATGGTTTTGATGTCATATGTCTCCACTTTAGCATAATCAGGTCCACCCCAAGGAGGTGACAAGAAGACAGTATCAGCCTGCTACACAAGAATATTAAAGTTTACAAAACTCATAAGGTGGCtggagaaaggaaaagaaaaaacaacaaaacaagaaacaaaCTTCGCCCTAAAAAGTGTTGGGTAAATcctaaaaattaactttaacAACAACTGGAACAACTCGGAAAAACCTCAATCCCAATGGGGTTAGCtacaaatttggaaaaaaaaaaaacaaagaaagggaACAAAATGCTTTTAATGGCATGTTCTACAGCCTCCAGATCGACTGGCCTATGAGGCCATCAACTGTGACAACATATAAATGATGAAAACTTCAAGTCCTAGTGCAACTCTTAGAATAAGGACTCAAATAAGGAAGAGAGAAGGATTAAACAGTAATGTAAGGAGAATGCCCTATGAGGCCATCAACTGGGACAACATATAAATGATGAGAACTTCAAGTCCTAGTGCAACTCTCAGAATAAGGActcaaataagaaagaaagaaggattCAACAGTAATGTAAGTGCATATAATAAATTCATGTAAGGGCTGGCATGAGAAGTCCTGCACAAATGACAGATGCTCCACAACTGCTAACATCACATCATCAAGGACACTCTTTAACAAATAAACAGAAAGGCAGAAACTGGGGTTACACTGATCTGGCGGAGCCACAGATGGCACCATGTCACTAGAGAGTCTATGACATCActttcctcaaaattttattttatagtaatataattaaaatatattttttatgtacaGACCAGTGTTCCATATGTAAGTTAATCGTCCCTTCATCATTTGCATAGTAATTGTGTAGGGTTAGCCAATGAAGTAATTGATGTTTGGTTCAATATGAAGAATGGGTTATGTTCAGAACACTAGTCCATTCTGCATTACCTATACTAGATTAAAGCATGGTCCACACTAGCAGATTATGGAAATTCTAAACTTTGCACTGATTGTTTATTAATTAATGGACCACATCATCATTCCTATCTCCAATATTTATCAACCAACAAATGCACAAAGCCTTCCCCACAAAAGAGATACAGGAATCCTTTTTCATCATTCTGCTCTATCCAGGTCACATATTCTTAAGTCGtagattccatttttttctcacaGCCTGGACTGATATTCTATTGACTTTAATGTCTTCAAGAACCAAATGACTTCCCACCAATGCATGCTCCAGGTTTTGTTACAAATTATGAGATGATCATGCCTACTGTCAACTATGTTGTCCCATGGCAGTAATTCTAACTTGTAATGAACGTCCTCATCTATAGTTCTGTCCTTTCCTGTCTTACCACTCATCCATCATAACATCCCAATTTAGACATGCTCATGTTATCACAACTTATATACCTCAACTGGACATTTTTATGTCAAAAGCCTCCAACTACTTAATGCTCTTATCTAGTTTTACTCGAAAATATTACCTCAGAAATGACATTGAACATAGATAATGGCATCccttaatttttcttctttccttcccTTTAAGAACTGTTTAACCAATATTGAGAAAATTTAGGGAAAAAGGGGACAACATAACTCAAAGCATTTTGCAGTTCCCACCATACAAGTCACATTACCTAATTCAGTACATAAAATGAGACAGCACTAATACCTTCAACGTTGATGCTAACAGAAAAGAGTCTCCCTTTATAAAATCTATTCTATCATCCACTCCATAGATGGCCGCATTATGTTGTGCATACTCAATCTTCTTTGGATCAATATCAATGGCAATAACATGTTTGCTCCTGAAATATCGCATAATACACAAATATAATGAAATCATTTGCACATGAAAAGAAGTTATTGAAAGGCAAAGTCTAAAGTTTCCTTATTGCAAGACAAGAAGCATGAATTCTTTTGCCTACATCAAATTCTGTGCAAAATAGAATTTCAAAGGTAGAAAATAGTTGAACTGTGGATAACCAAACAACAAAAGTTTTACTGTTTCCAACTGGAAAGTTTACTCtgagaaattttcttttcccctttttttttatcttttacctTTTTGATAGGTAGAGAAACAAGACACTACCAATCTAGCAATGttccaaacttttaaaaatgccTATATCAGTGAATTTGCACATAATCCATTTAAAACAGAAGACTTGATAATCAcatcaaaaagttttaaatggATGGTTATGCATGACATTCACTCATCTCACTGGATGGTCAAGAGGCCATTACTTTTTGGCATAGTGATCCCCAAGATCAATACAATATATGGCCATTACAATCATTTGAGTAACATTAGTTTTTGGTATAGTTGCCCCAAGATCAAACACATCATATCAGATCTATCCCTGTTAAAAGTGAAAGTCAAGTTTAGTCCAAAGAACCTTAGATCTCTCCTCAATATAAAGCATAGAAAAATAAAGACACAAGACATGGAGGATTGGTAGTTCATACCTCTGTGCAAACTGGATGGCATTCCCACCAACTCCAGTGAAACAGTCAACAATGATGCCACTACCACATCGGGATGCATGATGCCTAGCTATAATTTCTGGAGTAACAGAAAACCATCCTTCTTCATCCATTTTTATACCATCATCATATTTGGAGAACAGTAGGTACCTCTGCCACCAATATTTACTAATATCAGCAGAAGAGTCCTCCAGCAGCCCTTGAAATTCAAACcctggaagaaagaaaaaggcttGCTAATAGAATCTTAGCCATCCTTTACAAACTATCAATTAAATTCAAAGCCATTAAAACAGCAAACAAGCATTAATAATCGCATCCCCATCATCTTGGCAATATAAGCAACAGACCAGATGAAAACTTGAAAAGCATTGAAATGTTTTTGCCTTCATGGCAGGTAGATAGATATCAAAGACATTACATCTCCATTAGAATGCAGTATTGACCAAATGAGCAACTGACTTCAGCCCATACCTTTTACAAGTTTGACTGTTTGACTGTTTGATAAATATATGCAGTTTGAAATGGAGTTACTTTGAACTGCTTAACTCACAGTGACAatataaaacttttgaaaaatatttgtagtttgatacaaaaatattttcaaactgcTAGACCCATAGAAACAGTATGCAAACTTTTCTGACAGTTGGATTGAAATCAGAATCTAAAGCCTTAATTCTCCTTTTAACTTCCTCGAGTGGTGGTGCTTTAAGCaggcaaaaaaggaaaatattacaTGTCTTCAGTTATCCTCTTCATCACTTACCTCAAGATCAGCCCAAACTGCAAGAGCCAAATGTAGTCAAGAGTTCATTATTTACAGTCTAAAACTATATTCAAGATATATCATGAAATCCTAATTTCCTTCTTAGTACCCATATACAAGCACATACTTGCTAGATGCATTCTCATAAATACACAAGAATCTGGAGCGCTTTCCATGATGATACAGTATGAAAAATTTCAGAAACTTTGCATTCTAGGTTAAGAAGTTTAAACCTCACCATGcctgaaattaaaatttttataaaaccaGTATTGGCATCATATGATGTGTTTCTCATTCTGAGACAAGTAAATTAAAGTATTGGGAGCTCTTGGAACCAGAAGTACAATTATTATGCTTATGAAAACAGTTCAGAAATTTTCTTTGTTAGTGTGAGAATTACAATGTTATGTAttttatagagagagagagaaagagagagagcgATCAGAATTCTTGGGACAGAAAATATGGTTGTCATGCTAATGATAACAGTAACAGACTTTCTTTGTTAGCCTCAACTTCACATTGTGCAGTATTTTTTCCACATCATGAGGGAGGGGTGAAGATTTTAACAAATTATCCAAGACACTATACTCAGCCGCATGATTTATTTCTCAAAAAGCATGCAAGCCTAAGTAAGGCTGCCTGTAAGGTTGTAACCCAATgaacttgatatatatatatatatatatatatatatatatatatatattattgaccCACTACCTAGCAGCTGAAGCTCAATACTTTTTATTCCATCAAGAAATCCCTAGGCTCAAATCAAATGTTAGACTAACATCTAACATGCAAATGTTAAGAGTGGATGATATACATTTTTGACCTATTACCTAACAATTTAAGCCTaatactttatattttatttgaaaatcccTAGATTCAAATCAAATGATAGACGAACATTCAAATATTGAGAGTGGATGATGAGTGACATCATTTAATCTAGTGGATTCCAAACTAGACTACAACTAAATAGGATAaatgttttctttccttccttgaCATGCTTTCCATACTTTTTGTGCGCTTGGGATGCCTCCTTTTTGGAGATGCCTTTGATAagtcaattttatttattataaaaactaaaGTGCTTTCAGGTGTCCAGCTTCAAGGTTTCAGTGAGACGACTATCAAGGTTTCAAGATTTATCAATACGTACCTTCCTAGTTTTTACTGGTGgtgaaaaactaaaaatcacCTTCCAACATAATTGATAGAGATGACTATCAATTATGTTGGaaggtgatttttattttttcgccCACCAGTAAAAACTAGTAAGGTACGTATTGATAAACATAGGTTTCTTGACTGAAGGACTCCCACAGGTGCAAAAGGGCCATGCCGGCCAGTCCAGTGAGAAGAGCCCCAACACAGAAAGAGAAGGGAATAAATGTAATGGATTATATGAATAGATTAACAAACAAACTATAACATGGAAAATAATGTCAATGATTCAATTTTCTGTACAAATAGCTAATTTAGGGTAGAAATAATGCATACAGAGCATATGCACAACACCAACAAAATTTAGTACCCAATGAGATAATGTAGctgatatgataaaaaaaactgTGTGGATTAAATATGTAAGTACTAATagtgaaaaagaataaaaacagaTGCAAAAGAAAGTAACATAAGCCTTGGACCTTCATTCTCATTGGATAATTTCTTCCATGGACGCATCCttctcactttcttttttcGTTTCGTAGTAACAGAATTATGTGTGATATCCAACTCATCTATGGCAGAAACAATATATCCAGGATGCATATTACAGTTCCAGCTCTCAAAAACTGCTTCAGTGGGTGCATTAGTCAAGCTGCAACCAGAGCATGATGTTAGAAGCCCAAATGAACAAATTTTTCACAgcagaaaaataattttattgccAATCAAATGGAATGATCATCATACTTTTTGCACATCCCTTCACAAGCAACAATCATCTTGGTTCCATCTTTGGGCTCAGAATAATCCATTTCATCCGTCCTATTTGTAAGCATAAATTGCAAATCACTGCTGCAGACCTCATCATAATCAAGTTGCTCAAGCTTTTTCCCCAAACTGTAATCAAAGTTGGATGAAAACAGTAGATTCAGATACATGAAATAATTCTATAATAAAAGCTTTAAATCAGATTAACGACAATCAATTATGCGTGCACACATGCAGGGGAGTAGGAGAATGTGGGGGCACAGCATAGCCTGGGGTTGAAGGGTTGATTTTAAAGATAGAAGAAAAATCACCTGCCAATGCACTTATGAGTATCTGATTCTGATAAAATACAAGAAGGAATTTTATCATTGCAATTTCTATTAATCTCTTGAAGTGAACAGCTGCTCACATCAGGCATAGTCATGCTGGACATGGATTTTTCAGCATCAAGCTCAATCCCCACAGAGTGCTCGTTCGATGGCTGACCAGATACTTCATCACCAGGATTGGATACCACAAATACATTTTGTAAACCACTTGCTTCTACTGCTTTCATGTAATCTTGCTCAGGAATTATTTCACTAAACTCATTAGTTATGTCACCCAATAAGAATTCCATACCTGGAGGCTGGTACCATGTGGACTCATGtgttttgatattataaaagtAGTTCCTCATGTAGAATGAGTCCCAATATACCCTCCAGTCTCCAAAACCCCCATAGGATTCACAGCTGTCAATTCCATCATGGTCAATCACTTCTGAAGACTGGGATGGTAAAACCAAATTAGGAACCCCTAGCTGCTCAATGCTGATATCATCACAAATCTTCTCACCTTGTGCATCATGGTAAGCAACCAAGGAACCATCTAAATGTTCAAACTCCACTAATCTTCCATCTACTTCTTTCTTGCCACAATCAATTTCAGCATCTACCAAACAACTAGCAGAAGTTTCagaatttatattcattttatctGCTGCAGTTTCCATGTCATCTTTTGAAACAGAATCATTCTCTACAAAATCACAACCTGGGCAATCATTGGCCATTATGTCAGAATTTCCATCACAAGTGAATTTCTTGGTAGCACCATTAGTAGTCCCAGCAGTCAAGCTCACTGAATCATCTCCTTCACCAGTGGAGCATTGAGATTTATTGACATCAACTGCAATATCACAGCAAGAGAATTCACTTTTGCCCAGCATTGACATGCAACATAAAGAATTGCT is drawn from Vitis riparia cultivar Riparia Gloire de Montpellier isolate 1030 chromosome 18, EGFV_Vit.rip_1.0, whole genome shotgun sequence and contains these coding sequences:
- the LOC117907273 gene encoding uncharacterized protein LOC117907273 isoform X5, translated to MKHPHCDKQIEDGVLEFPKVSEGDIVSPTVFHDKTSNSLCCMSMLGKSEFSCCDIAVDVNKSQCSTGEGDDSVSLTAGTTNGATKKFTCDGNSDIMANDCPGCDFVENDSVSKDDMETAADKMNINSETSASCLVDAEIDCGKKEVDGRLVEFEHLDGSLVAYHDAQGEKICDDISIEQLGVPNLVLPSQSSEVIDHDGIDSCESYGGFGDWRVYWDSFYMRNYFYNIKTHESTWYQPPGMEFLLGDITNEFSEIIPEQDYMKAVEASGLQNVFVVSNPGDEVSGQPSNEHSVGIELDAEKSMSSMTMPDVSSCSLQEINRNCNDKIPSCILSESDTHKCIGSLGKKLEQLDYDEVCSSDLQFMLTNRTDEMDYSEPKDGTKMIVACEGMCKNLTNAPTEAVFESWNCNMHPGYIVSAIDELDITHNSVTTKRKKKVRRMRPWKKLSNENEGFEFQGLLEDSSADISKYWWQRYLLFSKYDDGIKMDEEGWFSVTPEIIARHHASRCGSGIIVDCFTGVGGNAIQFAQRSKHVIAIDIDPKKIEYAQHNAAIYGVDDRIDFIKGDSFLLASTLKQADTVFLSPPWGGPDYAKVETYDIKTMLKPHDGFFLFNTVKKVASRVVMFLPRNVDVNQLAELSLSADPPWFLEVEKNFLNGKLKAVTAYFSDTSIQKNISSFQ
- the LOC117907273 gene encoding uncharacterized protein LOC117907273 isoform X3 — translated: METQAPAITALGSLFRLTQVSLWDDASAEVPEVSSFSRRSKPSAGDEEDEGNSDIISAANDYNPSQEYVELAKEMNALGLPISFHTNKERNAVVKGKRKSKQMKHPHCDKQIEDGVLEFPKVSEGDIVSPTVFHDKTSNSLCCMSMLGKSEFSCCDIAVDVNKSQCSTGEGDDSVSLTAGTTNGATKKFTCDGNSDIMANDCPGCDFVENDSVSKDDMETAADKMNINSETSASCLVDAEIDCGKKEVDGRLVEFEHLDGSLVAYHDAQGEKICDDISIEQLGVPNLVLPSQSSEVIDHDGIDSCESYGGFGDWRVYWDSFYMRNYFYNIKTHESTWYQPPGMEFLLGDITNEFSEIIPEQDYMKAVEASGLQNVFVVSNPGDEVSGQPSNEHSVGIELDAEKSMSSMTMPDVSSCSLQEINRNCNDKIPSCILSESDTHKCIGSLGKKLEQLDYDEVCSSDLQFMLTNRTDEMDYSEPKDGTKMIVACEGMCKNLTNAPTEAVFESWNCNMHPGYIVSAIDELDITHNSVTTKRKKKVRRMRPWKKLSNENEGFEFQGLLEDSSADISKYWWQRYLLFSKYDDGIKMDEEGWFSVTPEIIARHHASRCGSGIIVDCFTGVGGNAIQFAQRSKHVIAIDIDPKKIEYAQHNAAIYGVDDRIDFIKGDSFLLASTLKQADTVFLSPPWGGPDYAKVETYDIKTMLKPHDGFFLFNTVKKVASRVVMFLPRNVDVNQLAELSLSADPPWFLEVEKNFLNGKLKAVTAYFSDTSIQKNISSFQ
- the LOC117907273 gene encoding uncharacterized protein LOC117907273 isoform X4, which gives rise to METQAPAITALGSLFRLTQVSLWDDASAEVPEVSSFSRRSKPSAGDEEDEGNSDIISAANDYNPSQEYVELAKEMNALGLPISFHTNKEKRNAVVKGKRKSKQMKHPHCDKQIEDGVLEFPKVSEGDIVSPTVFHDKTSNSLCCMSMLGKSEFSCCDIAVDVNKSQCSTGEGDDSVSLTAGTTNGATKKFTCDGNSDIMANDCPGCDFVENDSVSKDDMETAADKMNINSETSASCLVDAEIDCGKKEVDGRLVEFEHLDGSLVAYHDAQGEKICDDISIEQLGVPNLVLPSQSSEVIDHDGIDSCESYGGFGDWRVYWDSFYMRNYFYNIKTHESTWYQPPGMEFLLGDITNEFSEIIPEQDYMKAVEASGLQNVFVVSNPGDEVSGQPSNEHSVGIELDAEKSMSSMTMPDVSSCSLQEINRNCNDKIPSCILSESDTHKCIGSLGKKLEQLDYDEVCSSDLQFMLTNRTDEMDYSEPKDGTKMIVACEGMCKNLTNAPTEAVFESWNCNMHPGYIVSAIDELDITHNSVTTKRKKKVRRMRPWKKLSNENEGFEFQGLLEDSSADISKYWWQRYLLFSKYDDGIKMDEEGWFSVTPEIIARHHASRCGSGIIVDCFTGVGGNAIQFAQRSKHVIAIDIDPKKIEYAQHNAAIYGVDDRIDFIKGDSFLLASTLKFLKGRKEEKLRDAIIYVQCHF
- the LOC117907273 gene encoding uncharacterized protein LOC117907273 isoform X1; this translates as METQAPAITALGSLFRLTQVSLWDDASAEVPEVSSFSRRSKPSAGDEEDEGNSDIISAANDYNPSQEYVELAKEMNALGLPISFHTNKEKRNAVVKGKRKSKQMKHPHCDKQIEDGVLEFPKVSEGDIVSPTVFHDKTSNSLCCMSMLGKSEFSCCDIAVDVNKSQCSTGEGDDSVSLTAGTTNGATKKFTCDGNSDIMANDCPGCDFVENDSVSKDDMETAADKMNINSETSASCLVDAEIDCGKKEVDGRLVEFEHLDGSLVAYHDAQGEKICDDISIEQLGVPNLVLPSQSSEVIDHDGIDSCESYGGFGDWRVYWDSFYMRNYFYNIKTHESTWYQPPGMEFLLGDITNEFSEIIPEQDYMKAVEASGLQNVFVVSNPGDEVSGQPSNEHSVGIELDAEKSMSSMTMPDVSSCSLQEINRNCNDKIPSCILSESDTHKCIGSLGKKLEQLDYDEVCSSDLQFMLTNRTDEMDYSEPKDGTKMIVACEGMCKNLTNAPTEAVFESWNCNMHPGYIVSAIDELDITHNSVTTKRKKKVRRMRPWKKLSNENEGFEFQGLLEDSSADISKYWWQRYLLFSKYDDGIKMDEEGWFSVTPEIIARHHASRCGSGIIVDCFTGVGGNAIQFAQRSKHVIAIDIDPKKIEYAQHNAAIYGVDDRIDFIKGDSFLLASTLKQADTVFLSPPWGGPDYAKVETYDIKTMLKPHDGFFLFNTVKKVASRVVMFLPRNVDVNQLAELSLSADPPWFLEVEKNFLNGKLKAVTAYFSDTSIQKNISSFQ
- the LOC117907273 gene encoding uncharacterized protein LOC117907273 isoform X2 — protein: METQAPAITALGSLFRLTQVSLWDDASAEVPEVSSFSRRSKPSAGDEEDEGNSDIISAANDYNPSQEYVELAKEMNALGLPISFHTNKEKRNAVVKGKRKSKQMKHPHCDKQIEDGVLEFPKVSEGDIVSPTVFHDKTSNSLCCMSMLGKSEFSCCDIAVDVNKSQCSTGEGDDSVSLTAGTTNGATKKFTCDGNSDIMANDCPGCDFVENDSVSKDDMETAADKMNINSETSASCLVDAEIDCGKKEVDGRLVEFEHLDGSLVAYHDAQGEKICDDISIEQLGVPNLVLPSQSSEVIDHDGIDSCESYGGFGDWRVYWDSFYMRNYFYNIKTHESTWYQPPGMEFLLGDITNEFSEIIPEQDYMKAVEASGLQNVFVVSNPGDEVSGQPSNEHSVGIELDAEKSMSSMTMPDVSSCSLQEINRNCNDKIPSCILSESDTHKCIGSLGKKLEQLDYDEVCSSDLQFMLTNRTDEMDYSEPKDGTKMIVACEGMCKNLTNAPTEAVFESWNCNMHPGYIVSAIDELDITHNSVTTKRKKKVRRMRPWKKLSNENEGFEFQGLLEDSSADISKYWWQRYLLFSKYDDGIKMDEEGWFSVTPEIIARHHASRCGSGIIVDCFTGVGGNAIQFAQRSKHVIAIDIDPKKIEYAQHNAAIYGVDDRIDFIKGDSFLLASTLKADTVFLSPPWGGPDYAKVETYDIKTMLKPHDGFFLFNTVKKVASRVVMFLPRNVDVNQLAELSLSADPPWFLEVEKNFLNGKLKAVTAYFSDTSIQKNISSFQ